The following are encoded in a window of Kogia breviceps isolate mKogBre1 chromosome 10, mKogBre1 haplotype 1, whole genome shotgun sequence genomic DNA:
- the DNPH1 gene encoding 5-hydroxymethyl-dUMP N-hydrolase: MSSLLEEEPERQHECGHSCTVAPLAGRVTCRRRAPPGAGREVRRRRRERGEPGRASLYLGGSIPGGREDRELYGRIVSRLRRFGAELTEHVEATDRGARGEKAAGGDRLIHEQDLAWLQQAKEVAQPPLGIGYELGRAVARNKPVLCLLHPQSGRVLSATIRGAADGSQVQVWGYKAAEAAAVLDGYFATDPPERWLLP; this comes from the exons ATGTCCAGCTTGCTTGAGGAAGAGCCAGAAAGGCAGCATGAG TGTGGACACTCCTGCACCGTTGCCCCGCTGGCTGGCCGGGTCACGTGCCGTAGGCGGGCGCCCCCTGGCGCGGGGAGGGAagtgcggcggcggcggcgggagcgcGGGGAGCCGGGCCGCGCCTCCTTGTACTTAGGCGGGAGCATCCCCGGCGGACGCGAGGACCGGGAGCTGTACGGGCGGATCGTGTCGCGGCTGCGGCGCTTTGGGGCGGAGCTCACCGAGCACGTGGAGGCCACCGATCGGGGCGCGCGCG GGGAAAAGGCTGCTGGGGGCGACAGGCTCATCCATGAGCAGGACCTGGCCTGGCTGCAGCAGGCAAAGG AAGTGGCCCAGCCCCCTCTGGGTATAGGCTACGAGCTGGGCCGGGCCGTGGCCCGCAATAAACCAGTCCTGTGTCTGTTGCACCCGCAGTCTGGCCGAG tgCTCTCAGCCACAATCCGGGGAGCAGCCGACGGCTCGCAGGTCCAGGTGTGGGGCTACAAGGCGGCAGAGGCAGCGGCCGTGCTGGATGGGTACTTTGCGACGGATCCTCCTGAGCGGTGGCTGCTCCCCTGA